CGCGCGCCAGCGGGCCTTGACCAGGGCCACCGCGCCCAGAGCGACAACCGCGAGGGCTGCGAAGATCAGGAAGCCGGGGGCAAACGAGCCGGTGAACTGCTTGGCAAGACCCAGCGAGCTGGCGAGGTAGAAGCCGCCGATGCCGCCAGCCATGCCGACCAGACCGGTCATGACGCCGATTTCAGCCTGGAAACGCTGCGGCACGAGCTGGAACACCGAGCCGTTGCCGGTGCCCAGAGCCAGCATGGCAACCACGAAGAAGCCGAGTGCGGCGGGCAGCGTGGTGGCCTGCGAAACCCCGACGAGGGCGAGGGCGGCAACGGTGAAGACCATCATCAGCGCCTTGACGCCACCGATCCTGTCGGCCAGCGCGCCGCCCATCGGACGCACCAGCGAACCGGCAAAGACGCAGAAGGCGGTGCAGTAACCGGCGACCACGGTGGTCAGGCCGAACTGGTCGGTGAAGTAGATCGGCAGCGAGGCCGCCAGACCCACGAAGCCCCCGAAAGTGACCGAGTAGAAGGCCATCAGCCACCAGGCATCGACCTGCTTGAGCAGCGCGGCATAGTCCATCAGCTTGCGCGGGGCGGGCTGGTTGGGCGAATCCTTGGCCATGATCATGTAGAGCACGAAGACGATGGTCAGCGGGATGCAGGCCAGACCCAGAACGGTGTTCCAGCCGAACAGCTTGGCCAGCGTGGGCGCAAACAGCGAGGCCAGCACGGTGCCCGAGTTGCCCATGCCCGCAAGGCCCATGGCCTTGCCCTGGTGCTCGGCCGGATACCAGCGGCTGGCCAGCGGCAGCGCGATGGCGAAGCTGGCGCCGGCAAAGCCGAGGATCACGGCGAGGGCAAGCGTGCCTTCAAAGCTGCTCACGCCCATGATCCAGGCGGTGAACAGGCCGGCGATGACGATGACCTGGTTGATCGCGCCCGACAGCTTGGGGCCGATACGGTCGACCAGAAGGCCGTTGATCACGCGCAGGAATGCGCCCGCAAGCGTGGGAAGCGCAACCATCAGCCCCTTTTCGGCAGGGGTGAGGTGCAGCGTCTTGGAGATTTCGGGCGCCAGCGGCCCGAGCAGGACCCAGACCATGAAGGCAAGGTCGAAATAGAGGAAGGCAGCGATCAGCGTGGGCTTGTGGCCCGCCTTCCAGAAGCTGGTCGAAGGCTGGTCTGCCGGTTGGATGGCCGCGCTCGAGGGCGCGGCCTTGTCTTGGTCATTGCGCATGAATGCGGTTGCCATGGTTACGTCCTCTGTGACTTTCCGGCCCGGTGACGTGTCGAGTGGTGGGCTGGAGGGTGAATCAGGAAAGCGGACACGAAAAAAGCCGCAGGCCGGACGTCACCCTTGGGTAAGTCCGGTCAGCGGCTTTGCTGCGAATGTCGGTAGGAATAGCGCCCCGCCTTTGGGACGAGCTATCCGGAATGGGCACGCTTCATCGCGCGACAGCCCCATAATCCTTCGAATCGCCCAATCTGGCAAGTCGGAAAATTACGTGATGGCCAAGGAAACGTATCGGCTCAGGCTAAAATCATGACTGAGAGGCAAAACTGGCCAGATATTCGTCGATCCGCTCGGGGTCGAAAACCCGTCCGTCGAAGAAGCGGTCGGGTCCGAGCATCAGGTTGCCCTTGCTCGATCCGGCGGGAAGCGGGGCGGTCAGCGCGCCTTCGACTTTCATGCTGGCGCCGGGCATCGGCAGGTCGCTGCCGGTCAGCGCGCGGCGGTAGATGTCGGGGCGGAACACCTGCGCGGCACGGGCGGCCATCTCGGGCGAGGCTTCGACCATGTTCCAGCGGACCAGTTGCGAATAGATCCACAGCGCCTGGCTGCGCCACGGGAACGGCGTGGCCTCGCGCGAGAACAGCACGAAATCGGGACATTCGATCGCGCTGTCGCCCGCGCGCGGAATGATCGTGCCCTTGAGTGTCCGCTCGATCACCTCGACATTCTGGCCGACATAGCGTTCCTCGGCCAGAATGGCGGCAAGGGCCGGACGGTTTTCCGGCTCGTCGCACCAGAGCGCCGCGCGGGCCAGCGCGCGCAGCAGGCGGTCGGTCAGATCGGGGTTTTCCGCCAGCCATGGCTCGCGGAAGGCGAGGACTTTTTCCACCCCGCGCTGCCAGATCCGCTCGCCCACGGCCACGGCCTCGGCCCGGCCCGAATCGATGGCGGCGCTGCCCCAGGGCTCGCCCGCGATGAAACCGTCGATTTCCCCGGCATGGATCGCCTCGACCGTGAGCGAGGGGGGCAGCACGCGCAACACCACGTCGCGGTCGGGATCGACCCCTGCGCTCGCCAGCCAGTAGCGCAGCATCAGCGCATGGCTGGAAAAGCGATGGACGACGCCGATGATCGGCTTGCGTCGCCACAGGCCGATGGCGGCGGCAAAATCGTGGGCGGTTCCCAGCGGATCGGCGAGCCGCGCGACCGGATCGGGATCGAGCGCGGCGGCAAAGTCGCGCGCCATGACCAGCATGTTGCCATTGACGCCCAGCTTGAACGGCGTGGACAGCGCGGCGGGCTGCTGGCTGAGGCCGAGCGTGACGGCGACCGCAAGCGGGGCAAGCATGTGCGCGGCCTGGACCTGACCATAGACGAGCCGGTCGCGCAGCGTTGCCCAGCTGGTCGTGCGCACGAGATCGAGGGCAAGGCCTTCTTCCTCGGCAAACCCCCGTTCGCGCGCGACGGCCAGAACGGCCACGTCGTTCAGGGGCAGGAACGCGATACTCAGCTTGGTGGTCATGAGGCCCCTCCCAGCAAGTCGCTGGCCGTGATCAGTGCTTGCGCCACATCGACGATCTTCTTGCCCTGGTTCATCGCGCCCGAGCGGAGCAGGGCATAGGCATCCTGTTCGGTAAGGCCGCGCTGGTTCATCAGGATCGACTTGGCGCGGTCGATCAGCTTGCGGTCGGCCAGCGCCGTGCGCGCTTCCTCCAGCTCGGTCTGCATGCGCGAGAAGGCGTTGAACCGCCGCACCGCCAGTTCGAGCACGGGCTTGACCCGCTCCTTGCGCAAGCCGTCGACCACATAGGCCGAAACCCCCGCATCGATGGCCGCGCCGATCATCGCCTCGTCCGACTGGTCGACGAACATCGCGATGGGCCGGGCCAGCGCACGGCTGACGGTGAGCATTTCCTCAAGCGTGTCGCGGCTGGGGCTGCCCAGATCCATGAGCACGACATCGGGTGCCATGCGTTCGAGCCGGGCGACAAAGGCGCCGCGCGGGGGCACGATGTGAATGTCATCGTAGCCGGCCTCGCGCAGGCCTTCTTCCAGAACTGTCGCACGCAACCCGCTGTCGTCGATGATGACTATGCGCATGAAGGCCCTTTCGCGGGGCATCCTTGCCGCAATGTCCATATGGCGTCAACGCCGGGTGCCGCTTGGCATGGCGGGAGGCGCCAGTCTGCTCCCGAACCTCAGATCCTGAACCGGAGTTCGGCCAGAAACGTGCGCGGCTGGCCCGGAAAATGCCCGCTCTGCGCGCTGAAGCCCGAGGCCGCATAGACCTTGTCGAAGAGGTTGTTGACCTTGAGCAGCACCTCGGCAAACTTCAGGCGCTTGGTGATCGATGCGTCGAAGATCGCATAGGGACGCACCGTCTGTCCCGACAGGCTCAGGCGACGCGATACATATTCGCCGCCAAAGGCAAAGGC
The genomic region above belongs to Novosphingobium sp. IK01 and contains:
- a CDS encoding CmpA/NrtA family ABC transporter substrate-binding protein gives rise to the protein MTTKLSIAFLPLNDVAVLAVARERGFAEEEGLALDLVRTTSWATLRDRLVYGQVQAAHMLAPLAVAVTLGLSQQPAALSTPFKLGVNGNMLVMARDFAAALDPDPVARLADPLGTAHDFAAAIGLWRRKPIIGVVHRFSSHALMLRYWLASAGVDPDRDVVLRVLPPSLTVEAIHAGEIDGFIAGEPWGSAAIDSGRAEAVAVGERIWQRGVEKVLAFREPWLAENPDLTDRLLRALARAALWCDEPENRPALAAILAEERYVGQNVEVIERTLKGTIIPRAGDSAIECPDFVLFSREATPFPWRSQALWIYSQLVRWNMVEASPEMAARAAQVFRPDIYRRALTGSDLPMPGASMKVEGALTAPLPAGSSKGNLMLGPDRFFDGRVFDPERIDEYLASFASQS
- a CDS encoding ANTAR domain-containing response regulator; this encodes MRIVIIDDSGLRATVLEEGLREAGYDDIHIVPPRGAFVARLERMAPDVVLMDLGSPSRDTLEEMLTVSRALARPIAMFVDQSDEAMIGAAIDAGVSAYVVDGLRKERVKPVLELAVRRFNAFSRMQTELEEARTALADRKLIDRAKSILMNQRGLTEQDAYALLRSGAMNQGKKIVDVAQALITASDLLGGAS
- a CDS encoding nitrate/nitrite transporter, with protein sequence MATAFMRNDQDKAAPSSAAIQPADQPSTSFWKAGHKPTLIAAFLYFDLAFMVWVLLGPLAPEISKTLHLTPAEKGLMVALPTLAGAFLRVINGLLVDRIGPKLSGAINQVIVIAGLFTAWIMGVSSFEGTLALAVILGFAGASFAIALPLASRWYPAEHQGKAMGLAGMGNSGTVLASLFAPTLAKLFGWNTVLGLACIPLTIVFVLYMIMAKDSPNQPAPRKLMDYAALLKQVDAWWLMAFYSVTFGGFVGLAASLPIYFTDQFGLTTVVAGYCTAFCVFAGSLVRPMGGALADRIGGVKALMMVFTVAALALVGVSQATTLPAALGFFVVAMLALGTGNGSVFQLVPQRFQAEIGVMTGLVGMAGGIGGFYLASSLGLAKQFTGSFAPGFLIFAALAVVALGAVALVKARWRATWKTGARI